Part of the Henckelia pumila isolate YLH828 chromosome 2, ASM3356847v2, whole genome shotgun sequence genome is shown below.
tttatttCCAGTACAATATTATACATTGTATTAGCAAAGATAATATttcataatttgatttacaaaattccagttatttaaaaataatgtcAATTATCATAACAATCTCATGATTTATCATATCACAATATATGCTTTCCAAATCAACATACCATTCCAAGTTCCaactttaaaattaataaaaaaaaacataaattaaatcttACACAAAATATAAATTCTTATTTACCTGAATATACTGTGATTAAAATCAACACGTATATTTACATTCATATTCATAATgaatattatatacatatatatcattaattaaatttacattccaaaacatgtaataattaataataattccacataaaattccaaaaaaaataaagcatcAGTTAATTCTGGCAGAAGTTTTCTGCCAAATTCGAACACTTCCAAATTGAAAATAGAAATGAATTAATGTATAAATATGATATTATCAGAAGAACATGATAATCACCCCACCGGTACGGGGTAGAGTTCTACTTCGTCGAGATTTCCGGCAAATATTCTGCAGATAACAAAAACAGTTGATCCACATCCCAGAAGAGGGCAAGCCAAATAGTTTATACATTGATGTCTCATCCATATAAGCAAACAGACACATCAAACCCCTTCACATAGTTTCAACATGCAAGCACAATCCATATCATAAGACTATAaagtggaaaaaaaataaagtgaaTAAAACGTTCCCAGGCCTAAGAAATAGAGAACCTCCTCCTTCTAGGCTTGGTGAAATCAGCTGCTCCATCTTCGATATTCGAAGTATCCTTTGATCCATGCTTGAATGAGATCAATTTTCCGAGTGTTTTCGACATGGACGAGAAAAACGTGGGCTTCTTCGCACTCGCTTTAGATGATGTAGTCCCTACAGCTGGTTTTTGCATATCCGCGATGTACATTTTCATTTTGAGCAGCTCGGTCCTCAACGCTTCGTTCTCTTTGGCTAATGATACATCCGCTTGTATTTGATTTCTTGTGGTCGCCGCATCCGGCATCTTGTGATCATCTGTGCCACTTCTTAACTTAAGTTGATCGTAGTAGAGGGCATGTAGGACTATTTGGACCGGCAAGCGCTTGTTCTGTGATGCGTGGACTCGTGCTTCATAGGATAGTTTGAGTGCATCCATCACGCTGCAAACTTTTTCCCGCTCGATTTCATCTAGTTGTGGGTGAGCCTAGAATCACCAGTAGCAACAGTCAACAAAGAGAAGATGAATGAATCCTTAGCTAGGATTATGCCTAATGGTTAATCAATAATCATCATGTAATAAGAATCCCTAACATGTTCTATCTCAAATATTGATCATCACAGGAAGACACGTCCTTTATGCTCCATTCCCTATTGGCATCTTTTGGTAAAACACCGTTGAATGTAAGTGCAAATCCAAAAGATGACCAAAACAATATATGTTGGCATATAGCCTCAAAATCTTTTCAGTTGCCTCGTCTCACTCGCATATATCGCCCCATATGACTATCCTAGATCTCTCACGAAATTGTAGTTATCTTCCTCGATTCAAGATGAACAGTTTTAAATTAGAAAAGTGCTTCCTAAAATCTCATGATGctcttttttttaacaaaatgttgaacttttgtgaaattttaatgacGAAAACCTGAGGAATGCTTCCTAGaggctctcccaaacactaccttagaaCGATAAACAAACTTCGAGTAAAATCATATATGCACAAGGAAtgcagcaaaaaaaaaaatgggatcAGCCACTGGAAGTGTTGAATTGTTCTGACCTTCAAGTAAATATCAACAGCCCGGTAAAGATCATCATCCACCTTTCTTGCTGACTTCGGCACTAAATTCGCAATCCCGTTAAATTTCGAAATACTCAGATCACCATATGTAGCAATCTCCCCGAGATAAGCATCAACAGTCTTGGCAACTCTCTGCATAGCTGTCGAACAAACTTCTCGAAGATCGCCGGCATTAAAAACCGCGACACTCTTCTCTTTCTCCACGAATCCAGATATGATCTTCCTCACGCTCTCAAGATCGAAAAGCCTCTCGCCATCATATGTAAATGACACGACCAAAAGATCATCCACGGTCACGTGCTCCAGGATGATCGATATCCTCTTTTCCAGCTCGTTTTTGCAGCTATTAGCAGCTTTCAAGAAAATGGCAGTTCTTAAGAGACAGCACAAGAAATTTATGGGGAAGGCGGATTTATCCGAGGGCAAGATGGCCACTATAGATTCAAGGAGTTCCCGTTGGCGGGTTTTCGCATCAGAGTCTCCAGGATCGGATGATTTCACGCCATTTCCAGAGTGGTCGCGAACAAGATCGCTAAGTTTTCTCTCGGAATATGTAATTATAGCACTGGCTAAAGTAAGTCCCTTTGCTCCTCTAGACTTCATCGCTGCAATTATCTTTTGAAAGAAATTTATGTCTAGAATCGTTAGCTCCTCCGTCCACCAATTCGGGGGAGAACGGCTAGGAAAATTCGCCTCAACGCAAGCCTATGAgataaaatatacatatataccaTATTTTAGTCAACTAGCATACAGGATCTAATAACTAAAGAAACAAACTTTCACATAGCAGATCAAGCAGTCTCCTATTATTTGATCATACATGTCATAAAATCAATCAAATTTCTGAAGGTAATAgcttttgattaaaaaaagaTACCTTGGCACTGGCGATTTCGACGCATTTCTGAACAATCTTGAGGTCCTCTGCCATAGGTAGAAGATTTTGACAGGATTTTAGCACCACCAAAGCACCAGACAAACTTGTTAAAGCCACTTGGGACAAGAAATCCTCGGTCCTCCCAGCAAGATTACCGTCACAATACTTATCCGTCATTTGAAGATATTCAGCTGCGCATCGCAGGGCTGCCACGTTGTGCACGGTGATCTCAAAGTTCACACCGTAGCAAAATTTGGCCGTTTTCTCGAAGATTTCAGGTCCTCCCGGTATGTCCGAGAGGTTTATTCTTGTTAGATCTGCTTCTTTAGATTCAATTATCAGCTTCCGTATGTGATTGCTCTTAGCTACAAGCATGAACTGCCACACCCGAAAAACTAGATTAGATACATCATGGTAACATTTGGGAATCGGATCTAGTTAGAAACATGCTTTCATCTGAATCGCACGCAAATAATTCCAAACCCATGATCTCTGGCCTAACATACTGACAATTAATAGACATTTTCGCTGAAAATCGAGCTCGTGTAAGTTGGATGAACAATAGTTTCACATTTCAAAAGAACTCAATAGCGTTTTCAAAGCTTTCATCTTGAATGGATAGCGTAGAATATCATACAAAGTCATGTTCTTGAAAATTGGCTTAAAAATGTGAAACTGATCATTTCCATTTTGTCACAAAATTTGGGTTGTCTCAAGATCATTGAATGATTTCATAAAAGCAACCGCTTCAGCCAACATATTGATGTGCCAATACAGATAAATCCGTCGCTCTTGAGTTTCTACTTTTCATGCGATATCACATCATTCATACACTAAAAAGTAACAAAATTTAAACTTGTATCAAACTATTACATCTAAAAATCTTTCAGACAAATAAAGTTTCCAAGAAACAGAACCCATTACAGAACATAAACTGCGAAAGAGGAAGAATGAAGGGAAAACAAACTGGTGAAAAAGAAGCGAAATCTTGGTACCTTGTGAAGAGAAAAGTTGGCTTCCCCAACCTCAACAATGACATCTGTAGGGATTTCTTGAGATAACACCCTGTATTCATAACAGATGAACATAAGATAAACAGCAAAAAGTAGCAAAAAAGAAACAGTACACAAAAGAATCCCACGAGTTTCGAGTAAGGAATGTTTGCAAACTTACCACTGCCCAGTTCTCTCCATTGCAAGCGAAACTCTACTATTGCTTTTGATGGTAGTAGCCATCCAAGGGAAATCCAACCCAAGAATTTCAGATGATTAAGAGAGCTTGaatggttatatataaagaaagTAATTTTAATTTGAAGTATCATTTTCCAATCACACCcccattttttatataaaacttTTTGGCTTCTTTGGAGACAACTTTTGATAAATGCAGCAGCCTTGTTGGTGAATATACAGGTTTAAATCCGTAACTTTTTACGTTGTTTTCGAGTGAAAAAAGATTCCAATCACTATTGTACCCTCTCCCCGTggcaagtatttttttttttttttgtcaagaagaaaaCTTGTCATGTGATTTTAGTAGTAAATCTTGTCTTCTCATAATTAGTATACAAATTttacttaaaattttattatcttACAATTAGTTATTTTAgatgcattttcaaatatctatTTCATTGCATGTCATGTCTTCACATTATGATCCCACGCAATTATTCGAGTATTATCATATTAAATTTCGATTTAAAGATTAATTTTATAGCTTTATTTTTGCAATATCTAATGTCAAAAACCTTGTTCAACTCGTTtcctttaaatatatataaccaAATGGGaagtgttatttacactccaaaaaGTATTAATAACACTTCACTTcatataattaatcaatttttagACAAATTTACCCTTGCATATACTTTCCTTAAATTATGAAAATCTTGATTatttaaaaaacatataaacataaaatctTTCtacattaaattttattttaaaaatcaaataaaaatttaatattttaatatattgccATATTTTtatgacataaaataaaaaaaatttattaaataaaaataaaataaaaaataaaaaaaattatatcgatgcatataaaatttttgttatttttttattcaatataaaagtaccaaaaattcatataaaattttggttatttttttattcaatataaAAGTACCAAAAATTTGCTAATCTAACAtgacaataaaatatatatttacattatattttaaatcataGAATAacgtttttcttttaaaaaaattaaatttatatattttcaattaaattatatatttagcaTGTTTAAATATATAAAGTATCGATTGTTTTTCCATCTAAATAAAATTTGTTCATGCATGTTCAACAACATGCACAAATTTTAATTCCAATAATAAAATAGAAAGACTGAATATTTAAAATGTGTACAATATAAATATTATcttaaaaatgatatatttggcatatttaaatttttaaataattataatccagttaaattaaaaaaaataagaagataTGTTTAAAAAACCGAATGACCTATATCAATTTCTCAACGAAAATATAAAATTCTATTAGTCAAATTAACtactgaaattaaataaaatttatatggcATATgatcaaatttatatttaaaatataattaattaaaaattaaaaaaaattatgatacattaatttttttagaaaaaaattattctaagatTTTAAATAGTATAATTTAGATATATCTTGTTTATTATCATGTTATATTAGAAAatttttgaagatcaaaatttAAACATCTCAGAATTTTACATatcttgaataaaaaaattatccaatattttatgtacctccgtataatttttttgttattttatattttatttttatataataaaaaatattttatttgtatattataaaaaatatggcaattttttaaaatattaatgttattgttttaaaataaaattttagtcGTTAATGTAGAaatgttttatatttatttttttgttagatAATCAAGATTTCATAATTTAAGAAaagtatatataattttaagaaaGTATATGTAAGGGCATATTTGTCTAACAATTGATTGATTATATGAGGTGGAGTGTTATTAACACtttttggagtgtaaataacactcccctaaTCAAATACCCTGTTTTTCTATTTCTTTCATTTTCAAACACGTacagacatatatatatatatacatatatatatgtatataattaattaaataattgcaTAATATATTATTAGACTGAATTAATTCGAGAagcttaaaataaattttataatatatattgataattatatattgtattattaaatataaaattatattacgCACTTTTTTGTGATGATCTTGTTCAGTATTTTCATTTCGtgtttattataaatattaattacaaCTAATTaatggaaaaaataaaaaaatttcaaataataaattaatttgaaaaattataaaaaatgaaatgaacccaaaaaaaaaatataaagaacCATTTGTAATTTTTGAGAATGTCATTTTTGTAATTAATGGCATCTTCTTATTTTGTGCTCTACATCTACGATGTTGATCACTTAATCCAACTCAAAGATGATGCACTCAAGGTAGATTCAACTAAATTACAattcaatatccaatcaaatatACATTTATTATATAGGTTAGTGTTcgattttttaaaacttaaatTCTCGATCGATCATCTCTACGATCGTCAATCAAATATCTCATTCCgaaaaataaatcatcaatcaaGTAGAATTAAAATatcttattattttcattttaaaaaaggGTGTATTATGTTTAGTGTGAGCATTGTATTCTATCAAATTTATTAGattattaaaataaacattCAAAGAGATTATAAAAATTGGGTAATTCTATAAAAATTTATCAAAGTATTTCTTAAACTTCTTGTAGGTATACAGACCGTTTGTCATATCATTGTTTTGTACGAAACAACTATTTAGAAAATgggtaaaataaaatatataaattaattttttaaaaaaattatatatataaattaaagcTCCCGTACATTTTGGAATATATTGCAAAAATCTCCATGGTAATTAAAACGATCCAAAAGCTCATATACCTTCAAAATCAATGTCAAAAATCTCAAAGTCAATTTTCAGACCAAATTGACAATGTGGTCggctattatttttattattttttaaaaagatccTATCTTACATGTAAAATTAGATTACCGAGTTTGAACGCTTTCAGCCGGTTTACGATTTATTTGGTTAATGACAAAAGAAGAATGCAAATTATGAAAACACGCGTTCAAATTGATTCGAAAGCAATGAACATAGAGtgtttttcaaatataaaatatagctcaaaatatttttctgtCTCAAATTTAAAATCTACGTGTGTGTAACTCATACACCCTTAAGTGTAATCCGGTAGAGGATATAAATGGAAATGACATAAATTTTACAAGACGTAGGTAGTATTTGAAAGAGCTTTTAGGATACAATTCTCAGCtttaatttcttaaaatttcaaaattttattaaaaaaaatgaaaaaaaattcctAAAAAGCAATAAAACAGAGGCAATGGCCGGAAAAATAAGACAAGGGTTGTGATTGGAGTAATGGGGTTTTGACCCGAAGAGTGGGGAGGGAGTCTTTGTGGGAAGTGGATGAGATTCAGCCACTCAAAACAATTGGTCCAGATTCTCCTACCACTCCACCACATAAAATCTTGGTCGCCCGCATCCCACGTCATCCCCAGTCTCCAATTTTCTTGTCATCCGGGCCCCACCCTTATCTTTCCTTGTATTTCCAAGAGatagataatatatatttatttatttattaattaattaatacataTAATAGTACATTTGTCACGACTCAAAACTCAATCTCGTGGAGGTATCCATGCTGATGCAATAATCCATTAatgtattattaatttttttattatttctgcTAGGCTCATGAATCATTACAAAATCAAGAATCGAAATTGAATACGtataggtatatatatatatattaaaatacgtataggtatatatatatatatatattaaattttccaATTTAATTTTTACCCCAAGTTGGATTAAATTTGTATATGCaatctctttctttctttttttttggtgCGTGAATTGCATTCGAGTCTCCATCTGATTATGATTTGTCATTTATAATTTCCTCGTGGGATGCGTAATCCATCAGGCAAGTAGATAGGTTCGGAGGAAAGCTACTAAAGTTCCTCTTATGTCAAAGATAGCACCTATCTTCAAAATAATGCCAATCATACAATATTTTACGTAAAAGACAGTAGtgaatattcaacttaaaactTCTTAATTTCTATATATTGAACAATAAATACTATTCAAACACTTGCATAAACTCggtatataaatattaatctaCTACAAATTAATACTCTTACCAATTCAACGTGCGTGATTGCGAAGTATATCTACATTGAGTAATTTAACTTACATGCCACTAC
Proteins encoded:
- the LOC140880621 gene encoding root phototropism protein 2, which gives rise to MATTIKSNSRVSLAMERTGQWVLSQEIPTDVIVEVGEANFSLHKFMLVAKSNHIRKLIIESKEADLTRINLSDIPGGPEIFEKTAKFCYGVNFEITVHNVAALRCAAEYLQMTDKYCDGNLAGRTEDFLSQVALTSLSGALVVLKSCQNLLPMAEDLKIVQKCVEIASAKACVEANFPSRSPPNWWTEELTILDINFFQKIIAAMKSRGAKGLTLASAIITYSERKLSDLVRDHSGNGVKSSDPGDSDAKTRQRELLESIVAILPSDKSAFPINFLCCLLRTAIFLKAANSCKNELEKRISIILEHVTVDDLLVVSFTYDGERLFDLESVRKIISGFVEKEKSVAVFNAGDLREVCSTAMQRVAKTVDAYLGEIATYGDLSISKFNGIANLVPKSARKVDDDLYRAVDIYLKAHPQLDEIEREKVCSVMDALKLSYEARVHASQNKRLPVQIVLHALYYDQLKLRSGTDDHKMPDAATTRNQIQADVSLAKENEALRTELLKMKMYIADMQKPAVGTTSSKASAKKPTFFSSMSKTLGKLISFKHGSKDTSNIEDGAADFTKPRRRRFSIS